The Argentina anserina chromosome 3, drPotAnse1.1, whole genome shotgun sequence genome includes a region encoding these proteins:
- the LOC126785945 gene encoding disease resistance protein RPV1-like, producing the protein MASSSAEALKYDVFLSFRGEDTRSTFTSHLDAALKRKHVKTYIDYELVRGEEIAPALIKAIEGSELSVVILSQDYASSKWCLDELKHILECKERRGQIVVPIFYRVDPSDVRHQRKSYEAAFLHHEERFKDTPDRVLKWREALTNASNLAGFDSRNFGRESELVEEIVRHILMKLSGECSSDLKGLVGMESRIQKLESLLCIIPQDVRVRTVGIWGMGGVGKTTLAGLVFNRLKSRFEASHFLADVREESGRRGIKALQNELTCNLLKYDCLRIGTPSIGSTFNKKRLSRAKVLVVLDDVNDVSQLEILVGKQVQFGPGSRIIITTRDMHQLREMQQLHKGANHDVMIYKAEELDFHEALQLFHLNDSKEISYRADYSELVRKVVHSAAGIPLALKVWGSLFRQCRTSEERECLLKRLKRFPEKKVQNVYRISYDALGENEREIFLYIACYHKGEDICRATEQLNECGLCADSGINVLIDMSLVSIRYDTLWMHDVIQEMGRAIECEQHPAKPGKRKRLCTPEDICHVLKNNKGTGKVQSISLNLSMSAEVQITPQTFRKMYNLKFLKFYSENRMGKKDWKNVHVDLQDLEYLPDSLIHLSWPAYTLKYLPSTFSAENLTELSMPGSELQRLWGESQKPRNLKHIDLSDSKKLVEVPDLSMCVNIESIAMNNCERLVEVPSYFKNLHKLARFNVDGCRSLRVLSDMPSSMVSLHLSITAIEHLPSSIWCLEKLERLFLDECEGIKNITKSIGNIGKLYSLTLIFLCKTSIEGLPSSIDCLSELSGLRIRNCKRFISLPTSICKLKSLLWVDLGGCSSFEKFPEILEPMERLETLFLGGTKFKDLPGMIENVVGRKELELPGCRSFESVSDRILPLSSVILWPMMGVLDLSGCPILENIPDSIFSLPLSQLHVSGTMIRRIPATINQASRLWRLNLKNCELLESLPELPFLLENIDASGCKS; encoded by the exons ATGGCTTCTTCTTCTGCGGAAGCCTTGAAGTATGATGTCTTTCTTAGTTTCCGGGGTGAGGACACCCGCAGTACTTTTACCAGTCATCTTGATGCCGCTTTAAAGCGGAAGCACGTCAAGACCTATATCGATTACGAACTTGTAAGAGGAGAGGAAATCGCACCTGCCCTTATCAAAGCAATTGAGGGATCAGAACTTTCAGTGGTCATTTTGTCACAGGACTATGCTTCTTCAAAATGGTGCTTGGACGAACTCAAGCATATTTTGGAGTGCAAGGAAAGACGTGGGCAGATTGTTGTACCCATTTTCTACAGAGTAGATCCATCAGATGTGCGGCACCAGAGGAAGAGTTATGAAGCTGCTTTTCTTCATCATGAAGAACGTTTCAAGGACACACCGGACAGGGTGCTCAAGTGGAGGGAAGCTTTAACAAATGCATCCAACCTAGCTGGGTTCGATTCACGCAATTTCGG GCGTGAGTCTGAACTGGTTGAGGAAATCGTCAGACATATATTGATGAAGTTAAGTGGGGAATGTTCAAGCGATTTGAAGGGCCTGGTTGGAATGGAAAGTCGCATCCAGAAACTTGAGTCATTGTTATGCATTATCCCACAAGATGTTCGGGTTCGCACTGTCGGTATTTGGGGCATGGGTGGTGTTGGCAAGACCACCCTTGCTGGTCTTGTATTCAACCGACTCAAGTCTCGATTCGAAGCTTCTCATTTCCTTGCTGATGTAAGAGAAGAATCTGGCAGACGTGGGATAAAGGCGTTGCAAAATGAACTTACCTGCAACTTACTGAAGTATGACTGTCTAAGGATCGGCACTCCATCAATAGGATCAACTTTTAACAAAAAGAGGCTCTCCCGGGCAAAGGTCCTCGTTGTGCTTGATGATGTGAATGATGTCAGCCAACTAGAAATTTTAGTTGGTAAACAGGTTCAATTTGGACCTGGAAGTAGAATCATCATAACAACTAGGGATATGCATCAACTTAGAGAGATGCAACAACTGCATAAAGGAGCTAACCATGATGTTATGATATACAAGGCAGAGGAACTAGATTTTCATGAGGCGCTTCAGCTCTTCCACTTGAATGATTCCAAAGAAATCAGCTACAGAGCAGATTATTCAGAATTAGTTAGAAAGGTGGTACATTCTGCTGCGGGAATTCCCTTGGCCCTCAAAGTTTGGGGTTCCTTATTTCGTCAATGCCGGACCTCAGAAGAACGTGAATGTCTACTGAAGAGATTGAAAAggtttcctgaaaagaaagtACAAAATGTGTACAGGATAAGTTATGATGCATTAGGAGAAAATGAGAGGGAGATATTTCTTTATATCGCCTGTTATCACAAAGGAGAGGATATATGCAGAGCAACAGAACAATTAAATGAATGTGGATTATGTGCAGATAGTGGAATCAACGTTCTCATTGATATGTCTCTCGTTTCAATTCGATACGACACACTGTGGATGCATGATGTGATACAAGAAATGGGACGGGCAATTGAGTGTGAACAACATCCTGCGAAGCCTGGAAAACGCAAAAGGCTGTGTACCCCGGAAGACATATGTCATGTGTTGAAAAATAATAAG GGTACTGGAAAGGTTCAAAGCATATCCCTGAACCTTTCAATGAGTGCAGAAGTACAGATCACTCCTCAAACCTTCAGAAAAATGTATAATcttaaatttttgaaattttatagtGAAAATCGCATGGGCAAGAAGGATTGGAAGAATGTGCATGTTGATCTTCAAGATCTTGAATATCTTCCTGATTCCCTTATACATCTCAGCTGGCCAGCGTATACTTTGAAATATTTGCCATCAACATTTTCTGCTGAGAATCTCACTGAGCTTTCTATGCCCGGTAGCGAACTTCAGAGACTTTGGGGTGAAAGCCAG AAGCCTAGGAACTTAAAACACATCGATCTCAGCGACTCCAAGAAGCTGGTTGAAGTTCCAGATCTCTCTATGTGTGTAAACATTGAGAGCATTGCCATGAACAACTGTGAACGGCTGGTTGAAGTTCCTTCCTATTTTAAAAATCTTCACAAGCTAGCTCGGTTCAATGTGGATGGGTGCAGGAGTCTACGTGTTCTCTCAGATATGCCAAGCAGTATGGTTAGTTTGCATTTATCTATTACTGCAATAGAACACTTGCCATCATCAATTTGGTGTCTAGAAAAACTTGAACGGTTATTTCTTGATGAGTGCGAGGGCATTAAGAATATAACAAAGAGCATTGGCAACATTGGCAAGCTGTATTCTCTCACATTAATTTTCTTGTGTAAGACAAGTATAGAAGGATTGCCCTCGTCAATCGATTGTCTCTCAGAATTATCGGGTCTCCGGATTAGGAATTGCAAAAGGTTCATCAGTCTTCCAACCAGCATATGTAAGTTGAAATCTCTCCTATGGGTGGATCTTGGTGGATGCTCTAGCTTCGAAAAGTTCCCTGAGATCTTGGAGCCTATGGAACGTCTGGAGACTCTTTTTTTAGGAGGAACCAAATTCAAAGATCTGCCTGGTATGATTGAAAACGTAGTTGGGCGGAAGGAATTAGAGTTACCTGGGTGTAGAAGCTTCGAGTCTG